In bacterium, the following are encoded in one genomic region:
- a CDS encoding Ig-like domain-containing protein, with product MRNGIIKIWLVLLAAAALLIPAAASAQVPQTIVIDGVNDFNGANLVDADGGDTEHVPLDLGDCYVTNDAVNLYLGFEQDQDAWTDIQLGIAIDLNTVAGGITDPWGRQIEWSLSGTLPDFIMYVNLDNGWQDLRVWNTGTSVWDSAVAGTNALGWVTGTGFKELAVLLSTLGVSASDDINVEFWVTQGTTNKGPLDAAANDASQLSTPGGTTWETPSPIPMLVYLPYTIQAAADPDPPVVSGALHLVDSQVKVTFNEPVDQTTAEVAGNYNVTGATVTGAARHVTNLNVVNLTLAADIGPSVSMYTVTVSNVEDLAGNPITENGSDNVACFALKNVLFRGRMGPFLGSQTEPYGGFTVEGSPAPLTWALCDGMDGVDVGGSVYEVDADFCIPGSCGAGTAQANMEWKWVYDCVTYEPLGSNRQHLLDLATGANDVIDVWWNDQDPSQFTAHDIDVLFFVDTVLLGLAPGDSMSINGEKLPLNWNIPPELQMVDDGTGIDVNPADEIYSLLVTFPAGTEKNVNYKFVHNSTYECLTQGDRNVYLNDELFDTVGGALGPLTLPVVHFDACDVIWRGVEVVFSVDVNDQQEPVGGTDVISVNGTPSNSVTPSFNWDVPSLNQMLDDGVLPDAAAGDGVYTVSVMFADSSQIHTNYKYLVNDVYECSDQGNRYVAVDADNFDDAGNPQVLPLDNLHQCNTTGASDATPARLALDQNHPNPFNPMTEIRFTVHRAGTGSLRVFNVKGELVRTLLQGSLSTGPHVVTWDGADASGRQSPTGVYFYRLDLNGDVDVRKMMLVK from the coding sequence ATGCGCAACGGTATCATCAAGATCTGGCTGGTCCTGCTGGCGGCGGCGGCGCTGCTGATCCCGGCGGCGGCTTCGGCCCAGGTTCCCCAGACCATCGTCATCGACGGCGTCAACGACTTCAACGGCGCCAACCTGGTCGACGCCGACGGCGGCGACACCGAGCACGTGCCCCTGGACCTGGGCGACTGCTACGTCACAAACGACGCGGTCAACCTCTACTTAGGCTTCGAGCAGGACCAGGATGCCTGGACCGACATCCAGCTCGGCATCGCCATCGACCTGAACACCGTCGCGGGCGGGATCACCGACCCCTGGGGCCGTCAGATCGAATGGTCCCTGAGCGGCACGCTGCCCGACTTCATCATGTACGTGAACCTGGACAACGGCTGGCAGGACCTGCGGGTCTGGAATACGGGTACGAGCGTCTGGGACTCGGCCGTCGCGGGCACCAACGCCCTGGGCTGGGTCACGGGCACCGGCTTCAAGGAGCTGGCGGTGCTGCTGAGCACCCTGGGCGTTTCCGCCTCCGACGATATCAACGTCGAGTTCTGGGTCACCCAGGGAACCACCAACAAGGGCCCCCTGGACGCCGCGGCCAACGACGCCAGCCAGCTCTCGACCCCCGGCGGCACGACCTGGGAGACCCCTTCACCCATTCCCATGCTCGTCTACCTGCCCTACACCATCCAGGCTGCGGCCGATCCCGACCCGCCGGTGGTCAGCGGGGCCCTGCACCTGGTCGACAGCCAGGTCAAGGTGACCTTCAACGAGCCCGTGGACCAGACCACCGCCGAGGTCGCCGGCAACTACAACGTCACCGGCGCGACGGTGACCGGCGCCGCGCGTCACGTCACGAACCTGAACGTGGTCAACCTGACCCTGGCCGCCGACATCGGTCCCAGCGTCTCGATGTACACGGTGACCGTCAGCAACGTGGAGGACCTCGCCGGCAATCCCATCACCGAGAACGGCTCGGACAACGTGGCCTGCTTCGCGCTGAAGAACGTGCTGTTCCGCGGCCGCATGGGCCCGTTCCTGGGCTCCCAGACCGAACCCTACGGCGGCTTCACGGTCGAGGGCAGCCCCGCTCCCCTGACCTGGGCCCTCTGCGACGGCATGGACGGAGTGGACGTCGGCGGCAGCGTCTACGAGGTGGACGCCGACTTCTGCATCCCCGGCAGCTGCGGTGCGGGCACCGCCCAGGCCAACATGGAGTGGAAGTGGGTCTACGACTGCGTGACCTACGAGCCCCTGGGCTCCAACCGCCAGCACCTGCTGGACCTCGCCACCGGCGCCAACGACGTCATCGACGTGTGGTGGAACGATCAGGACCCGTCCCAGTTCACGGCCCACGACATCGACGTGCTCTTTTTCGTCGACACGGTCCTGCTGGGCCTCGCGCCCGGCGACTCCATGTCGATCAACGGCGAGAAGCTGCCCCTGAACTGGAACATCCCCCCGGAGCTGCAGATGGTGGACGACGGCACCGGCATCGATGTCAACCCCGCCGACGAGATCTACTCGCTGCTGGTCACCTTCCCGGCCGGCACGGAGAAGAACGTCAACTACAAGTTCGTGCACAACAGCACGTACGAGTGCCTGACCCAGGGCGATCGCAACGTGTACCTGAACGACGAGCTCTTCGACACGGTCGGCGGCGCCCTCGGCCCCCTGACCCTGCCGGTGGTGCATTTCGACGCCTGTGACGTCATCTGGCGCGGCGTAGAGGTCGTCTTCAGCGTCGACGTGAACGATCAGCAGGAGCCCGTCGGCGGCACCGACGTGATCTCCGTCAACGGCACACCGAGCAACTCGGTGACGCCCAGCTTCAACTGGGACGTGCCCTCGCTCAACCAGATGCTCGACGACGGCGTGCTGCCCGACGCGGCGGCCGGCGACGGCGTCTACACGGTGTCGGTCATGTTCGCCGACTCGAGCCAGATCCACACCAACTACAAGTACCTCGTCAACGACGTGTACGAGTGCTCCGATCAGGGCAACCGTTACGTCGCGGTCGACGCCGACAACTTCGACGACGCCGGCAACCCGCAGGTGCTGCCGCTGGACAACCTGCACCAGTGCAACACCACAGGCGCCAGCGACGCGACACCCGCGCGCCTGGCCCTGGACCAGAACCACCCCAACCCCTTCAACCCGATGACCGAGATCCGCTTCACGGTGCACCGCG